In Streptomyces nojiriensis, one genomic interval encodes:
- a CDS encoding MASE1 domain-containing protein, which translates to MRDQVTPLWPPTGVALAALLVMGLRVWPGIALGAFLANVFLGPSLISVLVITAGNTLAPVCACLMLRRAAFRNELDRLRDVLALVFLGALAGMSISSTIGTGVLVLSGALDAGDFWPTWSVWWTGDAMGVLVVTPFLLVLRKAHWPSGAGPGRWFEAVALALGTLFVTLLATHTREWSLLFLVSPFLMWAAFRFRLAGAAPCALAVVTLAVLAAAGERGPFAGDDVFATMVTLQAFNGTTALTALLLAAVITERDRTYEEIKQLCGRLADVVARMEPRPESYRAPPDDHPPP; encoded by the coding sequence GTGCGTGACCAGGTCACCCCGCTGTGGCCGCCGACCGGCGTCGCGCTGGCCGCGCTGCTCGTGATGGGGCTGCGCGTCTGGCCGGGCATCGCGCTGGGCGCGTTCCTGGCCAATGTGTTCCTCGGGCCGTCGCTGATCTCCGTACTGGTCATCACCGCGGGCAACACCCTCGCGCCGGTCTGCGCCTGTCTGATGCTGCGCAGGGCCGCGTTCAGGAACGAGCTGGACCGCCTGCGGGACGTACTGGCACTGGTCTTCCTCGGCGCGCTCGCCGGGATGTCGATCAGTTCGACCATCGGCACCGGGGTGCTGGTCCTCTCCGGAGCACTGGACGCCGGCGACTTCTGGCCGACCTGGTCCGTGTGGTGGACCGGTGACGCGATGGGAGTCCTCGTCGTCACCCCCTTCCTGCTCGTGCTGCGCAAGGCCCATTGGCCATCGGGGGCCGGACCCGGCCGATGGTTCGAGGCGGTGGCGCTGGCGCTCGGTACGCTCTTCGTCACGCTCCTGGCGACGCACACGCGCGAGTGGAGCCTGCTCTTCCTCGTCTCGCCGTTCCTGATGTGGGCGGCCTTCCGCTTCCGGCTGGCCGGCGCGGCGCCGTGTGCGCTCGCCGTGGTGACGCTGGCGGTCCTGGCGGCCGCCGGCGAAAGGGGCCCGTTCGCCGGCGACGACGTCTTCGCCACCATGGTGACGCTCCAGGCCTTCAACGGCACGACCGCGCTGACGGCCCTCCTCCTCGCGGCCGTCATCACCGAACGCGACCGGACGTACGAGGAGATCAAGCAGCTCTGCGGGCGGCTCGCGGACGTGGTGGCCCGGATGGAGCCGCGCCCCGAGTCGTACCGCGCCCCGCCCGATGACCACCCGCCGCCCTGA
- a CDS encoding PP2C family protein-serine/threonine phosphatase has protein sequence MRGHRPEPSDNVQELLVALGQLVDQALDRIEYQRARVELAVALQRHMLPPGLPQLPGLRLAARYAPSRGGLEVGGDWYDAFVMHDGSLGLTIGDVQGHDVEAIAFMGQVRTSLRALARTTSDTREVLGRANDLLIAMGCGLFATCCFLRFDPVSRDLTVSRAGHVPMVWATASGRHGIALDRGGPPLGIVSGERYPVTHRRLTEAGVLVLLTDGVVEGPHYPMESGLAEVVRLVRAGFDADPDVLASAVVKVADLTGHRDDAAVLVVRYDGPQASD, from the coding sequence ATGCGCGGACACCGTCCCGAGCCGTCCGACAACGTGCAGGAACTCCTGGTCGCTCTCGGGCAGCTCGTCGATCAGGCCCTGGACCGGATCGAGTACCAGCGGGCCAGGGTCGAGCTGGCCGTGGCCCTGCAGCGCCACATGCTCCCACCCGGGCTGCCGCAGCTGCCCGGGCTGCGGCTGGCCGCCAGGTACGCGCCCTCACGAGGCGGTCTGGAGGTGGGCGGCGACTGGTACGACGCCTTCGTCATGCACGACGGGTCCCTGGGGCTCACGATCGGCGACGTGCAGGGTCACGACGTGGAGGCCATCGCCTTCATGGGACAGGTGCGCACCAGCCTGCGCGCCCTCGCGCGGACGACGAGCGACACCCGGGAGGTACTGGGCCGCGCCAACGATCTGCTGATCGCCATGGGGTGCGGCCTCTTCGCGACCTGCTGTTTCCTCCGCTTCGACCCGGTCAGCCGCGATCTGACGGTCTCCAGGGCCGGCCACGTCCCGATGGTCTGGGCCACGGCGAGCGGCCGTCACGGCATCGCGCTCGACCGCGGCGGGCCGCCGCTCGGCATCGTGTCGGGCGAGCGGTACCCGGTGACCCACCGGCGCCTGACGGAGGCAGGGGTGCTCGTCCTGCTCACCGACGGAGTGGTGGAGGGCCCGCACTACCCGATGGAGTCCGGTCTGGCCGAGGTGGTCAGGCTGGTGCGCGCGGGGTTCGACGCCGATCCCGACGTGCTGGCCTCCGCCGTCGTCAAGGTGGCCGACCTGACGGGACACCGCGACGACGCCGCCGTGCTCGTCGTCCGGTACGACGGCCCCCAGGCGTCGGACTGA
- a CDS encoding alpha/beta fold hydrolase: protein MTRRQPTRRHRTVRRLRATSAGLATGLLVTGLLAAPAGADSRTDTSPSPSPEAPIGTVARTVGDARFAPGPCPKTPEPIEALDEARCGTLTVPENRADPTGKTIELGVAIVPAATDKPKSDPIVWLAGGPGDDAVGEAKMAVDGGLNRDRDVIFMSQRGTYSADPNLLCPNIDEFNARSVGLVYDAPSTERLHVEATKACRDRLAGRGIDLGAYNDTESAADYESLRKALGIKQWNLFGISYGTHLALVYMRLHPEGLRSVGIDGILPPSTSGSAATWSSARQGFDGLFKACADQPACNKRYPNLSATFDRLVRELEAKPVTTTVTLPGSDKPVKVVLDGGALVNWMTSATHVAPQVPAALDELAHGRPQRIARQWAGGKLSPQAMGRVAHGLAYGVFCSEWTPYETEQAALRGGQATFPSFPRSVKAQAPQLTFLHPDCDVWNVPPASPSIRDVTRGDIPTLALSGGFDSQTGADNGPYVAGTLSKAKVVTVPYEPHVVFATSKCAQEITVSFFDDPAAPKTACLKSLKAPEFEIGP from the coding sequence CGCCGATCGGCACGGTCGCCCGGACCGTGGGCGACGCCCGCTTCGCACCGGGCCCCTGCCCGAAGACGCCGGAACCGATCGAGGCGCTCGACGAGGCCCGCTGCGGAACGCTCACCGTCCCCGAGAACCGCGCCGACCCGACCGGCAAGACGATCGAGCTCGGTGTCGCGATCGTCCCCGCCGCGACCGACAAGCCCAAATCCGACCCCATCGTGTGGCTCGCGGGCGGACCCGGCGACGACGCCGTGGGGGAGGCGAAGATGGCCGTCGACGGCGGCCTGAACCGCGACCGCGACGTGATCTTCATGTCCCAGCGCGGCACGTACTCGGCCGACCCGAACCTCCTGTGCCCCAACATCGACGAATTCAACGCACGCTCCGTCGGCCTCGTCTACGACGCCCCGTCCACCGAACGCCTGCACGTCGAGGCGACGAAGGCCTGCCGCGACCGACTGGCGGGCCGCGGGATCGACCTCGGCGCCTACAACGACACCGAGAGCGCCGCCGACTACGAGAGCCTGCGCAAGGCGCTGGGCATCAAGCAGTGGAACCTGTTCGGGATCTCCTACGGCACCCACCTGGCGCTGGTCTACATGCGCCTGCACCCCGAGGGGCTGCGCTCCGTGGGCATCGACGGCATACTGCCGCCGTCCACGTCCGGGTCGGCAGCGACCTGGAGCAGCGCCCGGCAGGGCTTCGACGGCCTGTTCAAGGCCTGCGCGGACCAGCCGGCGTGCAACAAGCGCTATCCGAACCTGTCGGCCACCTTCGACCGGCTCGTCCGCGAACTCGAAGCCAAGCCGGTCACCACGACCGTCACCCTCCCCGGCAGCGACAAGCCGGTGAAGGTCGTCCTGGACGGCGGAGCCCTGGTGAACTGGATGACCTCCGCCACCCACGTGGCGCCCCAGGTGCCCGCCGCGCTCGACGAGCTGGCGCACGGCAGGCCGCAGCGGATCGCCCGGCAGTGGGCGGGCGGCAAGCTCAGCCCCCAGGCCATGGGCAGGGTCGCGCACGGTCTCGCCTACGGCGTCTTCTGCAGCGAGTGGACACCGTACGAGACCGAGCAGGCGGCGCTGCGGGGCGGACAGGCGACGTTCCCGTCCTTCCCGCGCTCGGTAAAGGCCCAGGCCCCGCAGCTCACCTTCCTCCACCCGGACTGCGACGTCTGGAACGTCCCCCCGGCGTCGCCTTCGATCCGGGACGTCACGCGCGGCGACATCCCGACCCTCGCCCTGTCGGGCGGGTTCGACTCCCAGACCGGGGCGGACAACGGTCCGTACGTCGCCGGCACGCTGAGCAAGGCCAAGGTCGTCACGGTCCCGTACGAGCCGCACGTGGTGTTCGCGACCTCGAAGTGCGCGCAGGAGATCACCGTCTCGTTCTTCGACGACCCGGCCGCGCCGAAGACCGCATGCCTGAAGAGCCTCAAGGCTCCCGAGTTCGAGATCGGGCCCTGA
- a CDS encoding DUF305 domain-containing protein → MTSKRSLIRRATAVAAAATAAVVLAACGGNGDGNGSGSAHDGHGSSASPSGSPSASAPARQGDHNAADAAFAQGMIPHHRQAVEMAGLAAARADSAEVKKLAEEVEKAQDPEIKTLSGWLTSWGEQVPATGEGHGGHTMSGMMTAEEMTQLAASSGKAFDTAFLQLMVKHHEGAVAMARTEQADGTYRPAKDMAAAIITSQSAEIARMNALLGRS, encoded by the coding sequence ATGACCAGCAAACGTTCCCTGATCCGCCGTGCCACGGCCGTGGCCGCGGCCGCCACCGCCGCAGTCGTCCTCGCCGCCTGCGGCGGCAACGGCGACGGCAACGGCTCCGGCTCGGCCCACGACGGGCACGGGTCCTCCGCCTCGCCGTCCGGCTCACCGTCCGCCTCCGCCCCGGCACGGCAGGGCGACCACAACGCCGCCGACGCGGCCTTCGCCCAGGGGATGATCCCCCACCACCGGCAGGCCGTCGAGATGGCCGGCCTCGCCGCGGCCCGCGCGGACTCGGCGGAGGTGAAGAAGCTCGCGGAGGAGGTCGAGAAGGCCCAGGATCCGGAGATCAAGACCCTCTCCGGCTGGCTGACCTCCTGGGGCGAGCAGGTCCCGGCCACGGGCGAGGGCCACGGCGGTCACACCATGTCCGGCATGATGACCGCCGAGGAGATGACGCAGCTCGCGGCCTCCTCCGGCAAGGCGTTCGACACCGCCTTCCTCCAGCTGATGGTCAAGCACCACGAGGGGGCCGTCGCCATGGCCCGGACCGAGCAGGCCGACGGCACGTACCGGCCCGCCAAGGACATGGCCGCGGCGATCATCACCTCCCAGAGCGCGGAGATCGCCCGGATGAACGCCCTCCTCGGCAGGAGCTGA